The following coding sequences are from one Paenibacillus stellifer window:
- a CDS encoding cysteine-rich CWC family protein, with protein sequence MNDEQSEYDLDRCPICGEQKVCGRHTQEGTECWCAGETFPPGIFDLVPEELRGKACICRSCLKAYQAGLKLK encoded by the coding sequence ATGAACGACGAACAATCGGAGTATGACCTGGACCGGTGCCCGATTTGCGGTGAGCAGAAGGTATGCGGCCGGCATACGCAGGAAGGTACGGAGTGCTGGTGCGCGGGCGAGACGTTTCCGCCGGGAATCTTTGACCTTGTTCCGGAGGAGCTAAGGGGCAAAGCCTGTATTTGCCGAAGCTGCCTGAAGGCTTATCAGGCGGGGCTTAAGCTGAAGTGA
- a CDS encoding amino acid permease, with protein MEEGKKEPGKGLSVWQLTMLALGTVVGGSFFLGSSVAIRAAGPSVLIAYVIGGVLVYWILTALSEMTVENPSLGSFRTYTEQAFGPGAGFTVGWVYWIGMVLAMSSEATAASILIRGWFPWLSLGLLEAGIIVAMTLLNLLGADRLSKLESSLAAVKLLAVVAFVVLAILLAAGIGALLPGGPARSGPAGFGVLAGQPLMPGGVGAIAGSMLIVMFSYAGFEVLGLAASETANPKVQVPKAIRLTLILLVGLFLSAMAGLFFLVPGSVVTVQESPFVTALSLHGLGWAGNVMDIVLVSAILSTMLASIFGLGRMLRSLADEGHTPAWMRDKTDVPYRGILFSGAAMLTGLGLGLLLPQGVYLFLLSSGGFSILFVYIAIMASHYRLRRKREKAEGARLPRSALRGFPYTSWLAMLSLAAVIVSMPLIPGQGGGLAAGLLFVALFAGIYAGKRYFGRAPRSEVARRVPPGAFAARAQPELSEELTGPVVSDHKGPAGDGQRRDPG; from the coding sequence ATGGAAGAAGGCAAAAAAGAGCCGGGTAAAGGGCTATCGGTGTGGCAGCTCACGATGCTGGCTCTGGGAACGGTAGTCGGAGGTTCGTTCTTTCTCGGTTCGTCGGTCGCTATCCGCGCCGCCGGACCTTCGGTGCTGATCGCATATGTGATCGGCGGTGTGCTGGTCTACTGGATTCTGACCGCACTATCGGAAATGACGGTCGAGAACCCGTCGCTGGGATCATTCAGGACCTATACGGAGCAGGCTTTTGGCCCTGGAGCGGGCTTTACGGTTGGCTGGGTGTATTGGATCGGCATGGTGCTGGCCATGTCGAGTGAAGCGACGGCGGCCTCCATTCTGATCCGGGGGTGGTTCCCATGGCTCTCGCTAGGCTTGCTTGAGGCCGGGATCATTGTTGCGATGACGCTGCTTAATCTGCTCGGCGCCGACCGGCTCAGCAAGCTGGAGTCGAGCCTTGCAGCAGTGAAGCTGCTGGCCGTCGTTGCTTTCGTTGTGCTGGCGATTCTGTTGGCCGCCGGTATAGGAGCACTGCTGCCAGGCGGCCCCGCCCGCTCCGGTCCTGCGGGCTTCGGCGTCCTTGCCGGTCAGCCCCTGATGCCCGGAGGGGTCGGGGCCATTGCCGGCAGTATGCTGATCGTGATGTTCTCTTATGCCGGCTTCGAGGTGCTTGGCCTCGCGGCATCGGAGACGGCAAATCCAAAGGTACAGGTTCCGAAGGCGATCCGGCTGACCCTCATTCTTCTGGTAGGGCTGTTCCTGTCCGCAATGGCGGGACTGTTCTTCCTCGTTCCGGGATCGGTGGTAACGGTGCAGGAGAGCCCGTTCGTCACAGCGCTCTCGCTGCATGGTCTCGGCTGGGCCGGGAATGTGATGGACATCGTGCTTGTATCGGCGATCCTCTCGACGATGCTGGCCTCCATCTTCGGTCTGGGGCGGATGCTCCGCTCACTAGCCGATGAGGGGCATACTCCCGCCTGGATGCGGGACAAGACCGATGTGCCGTACCGGGGAATTCTGTTCTCAGGGGCGGCCATGCTGACAGGACTCGGTCTTGGCCTGCTGCTGCCGCAGGGCGTCTATTTGTTCCTGCTCAGCTCCGGAGGCTTCTCGATCCTGTTCGTATACATCGCGATTATGGCCAGCCACTACCGGCTTCGCCGAAAGAGAGAGAAGGCGGAAGGGGCCAGGCTGCCCAGAAGCGCTCTTCGAGGCTTTCCGTACACATCCTGGCTCGCCATGCTCAGTCTGGCAGCGGTCATTGTAAGTATGCCGCTTATTCCAGGGCAGGGCGGCGGACTTGCAGCCGGCCTGCTGTTCGTTGCTTTGTTTGCCGGCATATACGCCGGCAAACGCTACTTCGGCCGGGCGCCGCGCAGCGAAGTCGCCCGCCGTGTGCCGCCCGGCGCGTTCGCGGCCCGGGCGCAGCCGGAGCTGTCCGAGGAATTGACCGGCCCCGTGGTCTCCGACCACAAGGGGCCGGCAGGGGACGGACAGCGGCGGGACCCGGGCTGA